From Quercus lobata isolate SW786 chromosome 1, ValleyOak3.0 Primary Assembly, whole genome shotgun sequence, one genomic window encodes:
- the LOC115962059 gene encoding protein BRASSINAZOLE-RESISTANT 1-like: MSSYPCIDHELMMYCPLEFVQGCRPPPIDFVGTSTKITPYSSQNPSPLSSSFPSPIPSYQVSPSSSSFPSPSRNDANNSSFLIPLLRNAIPLSLPPLRISNSAPVTPPLSSPTSRNAKPIPNWESIAKESMASFSYPFGAISAPASPTHRQLHTPATIPECDESDSSTIDSCQWLNFQTYMLSTSTVPTSPTFNLMRPVAQQIITNKSINEMGRSTEFDFGGGQVKPWVGEKIHEVGLDDLELTLGSGKAKI, translated from the coding sequence ATGTCTTCATACCCATGTATCGATCATGAGCTGATGATGTATTGCCCTTTGGAATTTGTACAGGGATGCAGGCCACCTCCAATAGATTTTGTAGGCACTTCCACCAAAATCACACCATACTCTTCCCAAAATCCGAGTCCACTATCGTCATCCTTTCCGAGCCCTATTCCATCATACCAAGTCAGTCCATCCTCCTCTTCCTTTCCTAGCCCATCTCGTAATGATGCCAACAATTCCTCTTTCCTCATTCCATTGCTGCGGAATGCCATTCCTTTGTCTCTTCCTCCTCTCCGAATCTCAAACAGCGCCCCTGTAACCCCTCCCCTCTCATCACCAACTTCAAGAAATGCTAAGCCAATCCCCAATTGGGAATCCATTGCCAAAGAATCCATGGCCTCCTTTAGTTACCCGTTTGGTGCTATTTCTGCCCCAGCAAGCCCAACTCACCGTCAGCTTCATACTCCAGCTACTATACCTGAATGTGATGAGTCTGATTCATCCACCATTGATTCTTGTCAATGGTTGAACTTCCAAACGTATATGCTTTCAACATCTACAGTCCCAACCTCTCCAACCTTTAATCTTATGAGACCTGTTGCTCAGCAAATTATAACCAACAAATCAATCAATGAGATGGGGAGAAGTACAGAGTTCGACTTTGGAGGTGGACAGGTTAAGCCATGGGTTGGAGAGAAGATTCACGAGGTAGGATTGGATGATCTGGAGCTCACACTTGGAAGTGGGAAGGCTAAGATTTAG
- the LOC115992891 gene encoding uncharacterized protein LOC115992891, translated as MSVATAKPVSETRSILGPAGNRVRVSEEPKRKSDTSTIKKPQRPRNPVPVPKIPEPVVRNNGSVDSSCSSDSSSSGGSSAKKSASSTKSVRRVGLKAAKVVPDNVVSATLSPPKISGPPKRYDWITTHSDPNYTSFHDEEWGVPVYDDGKLFELLVFSQALAELSWPAILNKRDTFRKLFENFDPSTIAQFTEKKLMSLKVNGSLLLSEPKLRAVVENAKQMLKVQQEFGSFSNYCWSFVNHKPIRNGFRYARQVPVKTPKADHISKDLMQRGFRCVGPTVVYSFMQVAGIVNDHLLTCFRYQECNSNLKKDLKPKIEDTQVLTDALDNTC; from the exons ATGTCTGTTGCTACTGCTAAACCGGTTTCCGAAACCCGGTCCATTCTCGGACCGGCGGGGAACAGAGTTAGGGTTTCGGAAGAACCGAAGCGGAAATCCGACACCAGTACTATAAAGAAGCCACAGCGTCCGAGAAATCCGGTGCCGGTTCCGAAAATTCCGGAACCGGTCGTGCGGAACAACGGCTCCGTCGACAGCTCGTGCTCCTCGGACTCTTCTTCCAGCGGCGGTTCCTCGGCCAAGAAATCGGCGAGTTCTACGAAGTCTGTAAGGCGTGTAGGGCTTAAGGCTGCGAAGGTTGTTCCTGATAACGTTGTTTCGGCTACATTGTCGCCGCCGAAGATTTCGGGTCCTCCTAAACGCTACGATTGGATAACAACTCATTCTG ACCCAAATTATACTTCTTTCCATGATGAGGAATGGGGGGTTCCAGTTTATGATGATGGGAAACTGTTTGAGCTACTTGTCTTTTCACAAGCATTAGCAGAATTAAGCTGGCCAGCAATTCTTAACAAGAGAGACACATTCAG GAAACTTTTTGAGAATTTTGACCCATCAACCATCGCACAGTTTACTGAGAAGAAGTTGATGTCCCTGAAAGTAAATGGCAGCCTGTTGCTATCTGAACCAAAGCTCCGTGCAGTTGTAGAAAATGCTAAACAAATGCTTAAG GTTCAGCAGGAGTTTGGTTCCTTCAGTAATTATTGCTGGAGCTTTGTGAACCACAAGCCAATAAGAAATGGATTTCGTTATGCACGGCAAGTACCTGTCAAGACACCAAAAGCAGACCACATAAGCAAGGATTTGATGCAGAGAGGCTTCCGTTGTGTTGGGCCCACTGTTGTTTATTCATTCATGCAAGTAGCAGGAATCGTCAATGACCATCTCTTAACATGCTTCAGATACCAGGAATGTAATTCGAATCTCAAGAAGGATTTGAAACCCAAGATTGAGGATACACAGGTACTGACTGATGCTCTGGATAATACATGCTAA